A stretch of DNA from Microbacterium sp. LWS13-1.2:
AACCGCGCTTCCACAGGAGGTCTGCGGCGCAGTTCTCCTGTAGCGGGCCGGTTGGCCTGTTGCACGCAGGTGCCGGGCCCTCGGAGGTCGCGCCGCGCCAGATGCCGCCGGTTCACACGTGAGTGGCGACAACGCCACCCCGTTCGACAGGACAACCGCGCGTCCGCAGGACATCTGCGGCCCCGGTTCTCCTGGAGAAGGCCGGTTGACCTGTGCGACGACGGGTGCCGACAATACTCACGACGACGGACGCCGACACCCGCGACGACGGATGCCGGCACGCTCGACGACGGGTGCCGACACCCGCGACGACGGATACCCGCACCGCTCCGTATCCCGCCCCCTCACCCGCGACTGGTGACACCTCCCGCTCGCCGTTCAACAGGTCAACCGCGCTTCCGCAGGAGATCCGCGCCCCCGGTTCTCCTGTGGAGGGCCGGTTGACCTGTTGAAGACGTGGCGGAGGCCCGGCGGGCGCCGCGCGATCCCGAGCCGCAGCGTCACAGGCTGTCACGGGGACGGGGCGCCGGCGCGCGGCTCTCTAGAATCGACGCATGGCCCACGTCCTCCTGCCCCGCGAGATCCTTCCCACCGATGGACGCTTCGGGTGCGGCCCGTCGAAGATCGCGCCCGCCCACATCGAGGCGCTCGCAGGACCCGGAGCGGCGCTGCTGGGCACGTCGCACCGTCAGGCGCCCGTCAAGGACCTGGTGGGCCAGGTGCGCGCCGAGCTGAGCCAGCTGTTCCGTCTGCCGCACGGCTACGAGGTCATCCTCGGCAACGGCGGCTCGACCGCATTCTGGGATGCCGCGGCCTTCGGCCTGATCGAGAAGCGCAGCCAGAATCTCGTGTTCGGCGAGTTCGGCGGGAAGTTCGCCGCCGCGGCGAAGACGCCGTGGCTCGATGCTCCCGACGTCCGCAAGGCCGAGCCGGGCACCCGCACCCTCGCTGAGGCGGTCGAGGGCGTCGACGTCTACGCCTGGCCGCACAATGAGACCTCTACCGGCGTCTCGACCCCGGTCACGCGCGTGCACGGCGACGAGGGCGCCCTCACCGTCATCGACGCGACCAGCGCCGCGGGCGGCATCGACTTCTCGGTGCACGAGGCCGACGTGTACTACTTCGCGCCGCAGAAGAACCTCGGCTCCGACGGCGGCCTGTGGTTCGCGCTCGTCTCGCCGGCGGCGATCGAGCGCATCGAGCGCATCGCGGCGTCGGGCCGCTACATCCCCGAGTTCCTCAGCCTCAAGAACGCCCTCGACAACTCGCGCCTCAACCAGACCCTCAACACCCCGGCGCTCGCGACGCTGTTCCTCCTCGACAAGCAGCTCGACTGGATCCTCTCGTCGGGCGGCCTGCAGTGGGCGGACGCCCGCACGCGCGAGTCGTCGCAGGCGCTGTACGACTGGGCCGAGGCATCCGCCTTCGCGACGCCGTTCGTCGCCGATGCGGACGACCGCTCCCCCGTCGTCGTGACCATCGACTTCGACGAGTCGGTGGATGCCGCGGCCGTGGCCAAGAGCCTCCGAGCGAACGGCATCGTCGACACCGAGCCCTATCGCAAGCTCGGTCGCAACCAGCTGCGCGTCGCGACGTTCGTGTCGATCGAGCCTGACGACGTGCGTCAGCTCATCCGCTGCATCGACTACACGGTCGAGCGACTGGGCTGATCCGCGTCCTCGCCGGCGGCGTCGTCGAGCGGTGACGGTGACGGCGACAGCACCGCGGAGACGATCGCCTCGATGGCGAACTCCGAGGCGTGCGCCAGGTCGACGGCGTCGGGGTCGAGCAGCCACTGCACCTGGAGCCCGTCCATGACGGCCAGGATGCTCGTCGACGCGAAGCCGACGGTGTCGGGCGCCGTGATGCCGCGTTCGGCGCACACGACCGCGAACGCGTGCGCGACCTCGGCCCGCAGCGTCCGGTAGCGCTTCTCGAAGAAGTCGCGACCGGGGTGGTCGTCGGTCACCGACTCGGCCGAGAGCACGACGTAGGCCTGCACGATGCCGGCCCGGTGCGCATTGACGAATGCCGTGCGCACGAGGTGGCGGAAGAGCGCCAGCCCGTCAGGGATGTGCTGTTCATCGAGGTCTGCGACATCGGTCTCGTCCCGGTGCTGCAGCACTTCGAGGAGCAGTTCGTGCTTCGAGCCGAAGTGGTGGAGGATCCCCGCGTGGGTCATGCCGACCTGGTCGGCGATCTCCTGGAGCGTGCCTCCGGTGAACCCCTTGCTGCCGAAGATCTCGACGGCGGCATCGAGGATGTCGCGTCGCTTGGCGAGTGTCTCGGGCCGCGAGCGCGGCTGCCGACGCTGTCCTGCCATCGGTCGGCACCCCCTTCTTCGCCGGGTCCCGAGTGCGATTTCGCCGGCGCTGTGAGTCTACGCACGGCCTTCCCATGCGCTGCGGACCACCCTAGTTGCAAAAGTTACTTACTTGATTGTAAGTTGATCCGGCAATCACCCTGACGCCGTCGTCACTTGCGGGAGACACGACGTCGTGCTCACACATCAAGGAGAAGCAATGAGGCTCAGAACAACGTTCGCCGCCGTCGGTGTCGCCGCGGCGCTGGTGCTCACCGGCTGCGCCGGTGGGGGTGGCAACGACGCCGACTCCGCCGGAGCGGCGCTCACGATCGCCAAGCCCGACGGCGCGATCACCACCGAGTCGAACAACCCGTACCTGGGCGACTCGTCCGCCTCGAAGTACGCCTACGGCAAGGTCATCTTCGAATCCCTCGCACTCGTCAACCCGACCGGCGACCTCGGCACCACACCGTGGCTGGCCGAGTCCGTGACGTGGAACGACGACTACACCCAGCTCACCGCGGTCGCCCGCAGCGGCGTGACCTGGAGCGACGGCGAGGAGTTCACCGCCGACGACATCGCGTTCTCCTTCAATCAGGTGCTCGACGGCAAGCTCAACGACACCAACGCACTCGACATCAAGAGTGTGAACGTCGACGGCGACACCGTCACCATCGACTTCAACAGCTCGAAGTACACACAGCAGGCCCGCGTGCTGCACTTCCAGATCGTGCCCGAGCACATCTGGAGCGAGATCGAGGACCCGAACACCGACCCTCTCACCGGCGAGGGCCAGGTCGTGGGCACCGGACCGTACGTGCTCGACTCGTGGACGACCGAGTCGGTCACCCTCACCGCGAACCCCGACTACTGGGGCGGCGAGCTGGCCGTGCCCGAGCTGCACTACGTCTCCTACGGCGACAACGCGGCCCTCACGACCGCGCTCGCCACCGGCGAGGCGGACTGGGCGCAGGCGTTCATCCCCCAGATCGAAGACAGCTACCTGTCGGCCGATCCCGACAACAAGTTCCTCGCGTCGCCCACCGCGGGCGCTGGAACGCTGTTCATGAACCTGCAGACCAAGCCGTTCAACGACCCGGCACTCCGTCAGGCGCTCGCCTGGACGATCGACCGTCAAGCCTACGTCGACATCGCGCGCGAAGGCGCGAGCGAGGTGGTCTGGAGCGTCACCGGTCTCGGCACGCTGCTGGATGACGAGGTCCTTCCCGAGTACGCCGGACAGAACTACTCGGTCGACGTCGACAAGGCCCGCGCGATCCTCACCGACGCCGGCTACACCTGGGACGGCGACGCGCTCATCGACCCGGACGGAGAGCCGGTCTCGTTCTCCATCTCGGTCCCCGCGGGCTGGAGCGACTGGAACACCGAGCAGGCGCTCATCGCCGAGGAGCTCAAGGAAGGCCTCGGCATCGACGTCAAGGTCGACCAGCCCGACTGGGGCGGCTGGGATGCTGCACGCCAGGAGGGCACTTTCCAGGCGATCATCCACTGGCTCGAGGACACCGGCAACGCGTACGGCCTGTACACGTCCACGATGGACCCGAAGTGGATCGTCGACGGCAAGGCTGCGTTCAACTTCGGCCGCTTCGACGACCCCGCGGTCACCGACGCGCTGAACACCTACGCGAACGCGTCGTCGGACGCCGATCGTGAAGCCGCTCTCGCGGTGATGCAGACGGCGTTCGTCGAGAACGTGCCGGCGATCCCGCTCGGCGCGCACCCGCTCCTGGGCGAGTTCAACACGCGCAACTACGTCGGATGGCCGTCGGAGGACGACCAGTACGCCTCGGCCGACCCGACGCAGCCCGCGATCGTGCAGATCCTCACGCAGCTGCAGCCCGCCGAATGACACACCGCAGGCGGGGCGGATGCGCAGCATCCGTCCCGCCTGCACGTCAGCCCTCACGAAAGCGAACCAGCACCGATGAGCGAATCGCTGCTCTCCGTCCACGACTTCTCGATCGTCTACGACGTCGATCCCCCGGTACGGGCGGTCAAGAACGTCACCCTCGAACTCCAGCGCGGTGAGATCCTCGGACTCGCCGGCGAGAGCGGATGCGGCAAGACGACCCTCGCCTACGGCGTCCAGCGCCTGCTCAAGCCCCCGGCCGTGATCACGAGCGGCTCCGTCGTCTTCCACGACGCGACCGGCGAGGACGTCGACATCAACAGCCTCGAGGCCGAGGAGATGCGCCGCTTCCGCTGGGACAAGATCTCGATGGTCTTCCAGGGCGCGATGAACTCGCTGAACCCGGTCGCGACCATCGGCTCCCAGCTGGAGGACGTCTTCGAGGTCCACCGCCCCGCTCTCTCCCGCTCGCAGCGGCGCGAGGCCGTCGTCGAACTGCTCGAGATCGTCAAGGTCGGCGCGCAGCGCTACCGCTCGTACCCGCACGAGCTGTCCGGCGGCATGCGACAGCGCGTCATGATCGCGATGGCGCTCGCGCTTCGCCCCCAGCTCATGGTCATGGACGAGCCGACCACCGCCCTCGACGTGCTCGTGCAGCGCGAGATCCTGCGTCAGATCTCGCACCTGCGTCACGAGTTCGGATTCTCGGTGATCTTCATCACCCACGACCTGCCGTTGCTGCTCGAGATCAGCGACCGCATCGCGATCATGCGCGACGGCGAGATCGTCGAGCTCGACACCGCGGAGCGGATCTGGACCGACCCCCAGGACGAGTACACCCGTACGTTGCTGGCCTCGTTCCCCAGACTCACCGGCGAGAGAGGGGTGGTCCACCGATGACCGTCCTCGAGTTCGACGGCGTCACGAAGGTGTACTCCGTGCGCGGCGCCGGCCAGGTGAAAGCGCTCGACGACGTGAGCTTCACGCTCCGCTCCGGCCAGACGATCGGCCTCGTCGGCCAGTCCGGAAGCGGCAAGTCGACCATCGCGAAGATCCTCACCCAGCTCGAGACGCCTACGAGCGGCGAGGTGCGTCTCGACGGCGAGCCGATCCCCCGTCGGGGCAAGGGCCTGCGTGCGTACCGTCAGCAGCTGCGGATGGTGTTCCAGGACCCCTTCGCGTCGCTGAATCCGTACCACTCGATCCGCTACGCCATCCAGCGGCCCCTCCAGCTCGACGACGTCGTCCCGAAGGGCCAGCTCGACGACGAGGTGCGTCGGCTCCTCAGCCGCGTGCGGCTCGACGCCGACGCGGTGATCGACCGCCGGCCGCACGAGCTCTCGGGGGGTCAGCGCCAGCGCGTCGCGATCGCCCGGGCCCTGGCATCCCGCCCGAAGCTGCTGGTGGCCGACGAGCCCGTCTCGATGCTCGACGTGTCGATCCGCCTCGGGGTGCTCAACCTGCTCGCGGATCTGCAGCGCGAGGAGGGGCTGGGAGTGCTCTACATCACGCACGACCTCGCCACCGCCCGGCACTTCAGCGACGAGATCCTCGTGCTCAACCAGGGGCGGGTCGTCGAACGCGGACCCGCCGACGACGTGATCCTGCGTCCCGACAACCCGTACACCCAGGAGCTGCGCGCCGCATCTCCCGATCCCGACACCTACTTCGCGCACGCAGCCGGCATCCTCGGAGGTGAGAAGTGAGCGCCGTCGCCCCCCAGCTGCCAACTCCGGGCTTCGACGCGATCGAGGAGGGCACGACCGCGACCAGTGCCGTCAAGGGCCGCACCCGCGTCCCCTGGCGCTTCCTCGGCAACCGCGCCCTGTTCTACCTGTTCACGCTCTGGGCTGCCATCACGATCAACTTCTTCCTGCCGCGCCTGATGAAGGGCGACGCGGTGAGCGCGTACCTCGCGCGCAACCGCAACGTCACGCCCGAGGCGGCGGAGGCTCTGCGCGCCCTGCTCGGAATGGATACCGACACCTCGCTCTGGCAGCAGTACGTCGATTACTGGGGCCTCCTTCTCCGCGGCGACCTCGGCATCTCGCTGCTGCACGGCATGCGGCCGGTGACCGAGGTGGTCGGCCAGTCCCTGATCTGGACGGTCGGCCTCGTCGGCTTCGCGACGCTCCTCGCTTTCGCGATCGGCACCATCGGCGGCGCCATCGTCGGCTGGCGCCGAGGCAGCCGACTCGACGTCCTCATCCCCATCACCACTTTCTTCAGCACCATCCCCTACTTCTGGCTGGGTCTGCTGGCGATCTCGGTCTTCTCGGTCGCGCTCGGGTGGTTCCCGATCGGCAAGGCCTACGGCGTCGGCGTGGCGCCGGAGTGGTCGTGGGAGTTCATCGGCGACGTGCTCCATCACGGCTTCCTCCCCGCGGCGACGATCGTCATCGCCTCGCTCGGCGGCTGGATGCTGGGCATGCGGAACATGATGCTCACGGTGCTCGACGAGGACTACGTCACCGTCGCGCAGGCCAAGGGCATGCCCAACGACCGGGTGCTCTGGCGCTATGCCGCTCGCAACGCCGTGCTCCCCCAGATCCAGAGCTTCGCGCTGGCGCTCGGCTTCATCGTCGGCGGCACGATCGTGATGGAAGTGGTGTTCAGCTATCCCGGCGTCGGCAAGCTCCTGCTGGACGCCACCAACGCGAAGGACTACGCCCTGATGCAGGGGGTGTTCCTCGTGCTCACGATCTCGGTGCTGCTGGCGAACCTCCTCGCCGACGTCGCCTACGCGTTCCTCGACCCGCGCACGCGCCAGACGGAGGCCTGAGCATGAACACGATCGTCAACGACACGACAGCGCAGCGTCCGACGAACACGCCGGCGACGGCCACCGTCCGCAGCCCCGCCCCGGCCGGCAAGGTGCCGGGCAAGCCGACCTTCTGGTCCAAGCTGGGCGCCGCATTCGCGATGTTCCGCAACAGGAAGTCGATCACGGGCCTGTCGATCCTCGGGTTCTTCGTGCTCGTCGCGATCTTCGCCGATGTGCTGGCCCCGTACTCCCCCACGAAGGTCGACAACACGGCGCGCTTCCAGCCGCCGTCGGCGGAGCACTGGCTGGGCACGACGCACATCGGCGAGGACGTGTTGAGCCAAGTCATCCACGGCACCCGCGGTGTCATCGTGGTGGGCTTCCTGGCAGCGATCATCGCCACGGTCATCGCGATCGTCGTCGGTGTGCTGTCGGGCTACCTGCGCGGGTGGCGCAGCGAGGGCCTGTCAGCTCTCACGAACGTCTTCCTCGTGATCCCCGGCATCCCGTTGATCATCATCGTGGCGTCGATGTTCGAGGATCCGCCCCTCATCCTCGTCGCGGGAGTACTGGGCCTCATCGGCTGGGCCTGGGGCGCGCGCGTGCTGCGCGCCCAGACGATGTCGCTGCGCAGTCGGGACTTCGTGCAGGCCGCCCGGGCCAACGGCGAACCCCTGCGACGGATCATCGCCGTCGAGATGCTCCCGAACCTCATGGCGCTGATCGCCGCGAGCTTCGTGGGCACCGTGACCGCAGCGATCATCGGCCTCACGACCCTGTCGTACATCGGCATCATCCCGGTGACGACCTACAACTGGGGCACGATCCTCAACTGGGCGAGCGCGCAGGGCGCCTTCCGCCAGGGCCAGTGGTGGTGGTTCCTGCCTCCGGGCCTGTGCATCGCCGCCATCGGCGTGGCTCTCTCGCTGATCAACTTCGGCATCGACGAGTACGTCAACCCGCGCCTGCGGTCCGCCGGTGAGCGCGCCCGCGCCATGAAGAAGAAGGGCATGAACGTGAACGACACCGTCACCGTCGTGCGCACCGACATGAAGACGCAGGAGGACGCGTGACCACCGCGACCAGTCCCGCGTACCTCGACGTCTCGCTCCCGGTCGCCGACCGCATCGCCGATCTCCTGGGCCGCATGACGGCAGAGGAGAAGATCGGCCAGATGCTGCAGCTCGACGCGCGCGAAGATCTCGAGGATCAGGTCGTGCGCATGCACGCCGGGTCGATCCTGCACCCCTCGCCCGAGAAGGTGCTGCGCGCCCGCGAGCTCACCTTGCAGACGCGCCTGCGGATCCCGCTCCTCGTCGCCGAGGACTGCATCCACGGCCATTCCTTCTGGGAGGGCGCGACGATCTATCCGACCCAGCTCGGCATGGCGGCGTCGTGGGATGCCGGACTGGCCGAGCGCGTCGCACGCGCGACCGCGGTCGAGGTGTCGGCCACCGGCATCCACTGGACCTTCTCGCCGGTGCTCTGCATCGCGCGGGATCTCCGCTGGGGCCGGGTCGACGAGACATTCGGCGAGGATCCGTTCCTCATCGGCGAGCTCGCATCGGCGATGGTGCGCGGCTATCAGGGTGGTGGCCTCGACGACCCCACCGCGATCCTCGCGACGGCCAAGCACTTCGCCGGCTACTCCGAGACCCAGGGCGGCCGCGATGCGAGCGAGGCCGACATCTCGCAGCGCAAGCTCCGCTCGTGGTTCCTGCCGCCGTTCGAGCGGGTGGCGAAAGAGGGATGCCGCACCTTCATGCTCGGATACCAGAGCATCGACGGCGTGCCCATCACGGTCAACGACTGGCTGCTCAACGACGTGCTGCGCGGCGAGTGGGGATACACCGGCACCCTCATCACCGACTGGGACAACGTCGGGCGCATGGTGTGGGAGCAGAAGGTGCAGCCCGATTACGCGCACGCCGCCGCTGCCGCCGTGCTCGCCGGCAACGACATGATCATGACCACGCCCGGCTTCTTCCAGGGCGCACTCGATGCGCTGCGGCACGGCCTCATGACCGAGGAAGCCCTCGACCGCGCGGTGACCCGCATCCTGCTGCTCAAGTTCGAGTTCGGCCTCTTCGAAGACCCGCGTCTGCCCGACCGCGAGCGCATCGCGGCGGCGGTCGGCTCGGCCGAGCACACCGCGCTCAACCTCGAGGCGGCACGTCGATCCCTCGTGCTGCTGCGCAACGACGGCACGCTGCCGCTCGCCGGCGGCGTGACGGCGGACGAATCCGGACGCGTCCGGGTCGCGGCATCCGGCCCCCGCCGCATCGCTGTCGTCGGCCCCCTCGCCGACGATGCGCAGACGCAGCTGGGCGACTGGGCCGGATCATCCGGCCAGGTGGACTGGATCCCCGACGGCCACCCCCGCGGGATGATCACGACGGTGCTCGACGGCCTGCGCGCGCATGCCCCCGCGGACTGGGAGATCCGGCACGCGCGCGGTGCCGACATCCTCACCCTCGAAGAGGACCCCGAGGGCGCGTTCTTCCCCGACGGGCAGCCTCGGCCCCAGGTCGTCGTGCCGAGCCCGCCGGACGCGGCGCTCATCGCGGAGGCGGTGGCCGCGGCCGAGGGTGCCGACTACGTCGTCGCCGTGGTCGGGGATCGCATCGAGCTGGTCGGCGAAGGCCGATCGACTGCGACGCTCGAGCTCGTCGGCGGCCAGCTCGCCCTGCTCGAGGCGCTCGCCGGCACCGGCACCCCGCTGGTGGTGGTGCTGCTCGCATCGAAGCCGCACGTCCTGCCGCAGACGGTGATGGATGCCGCGGCCCTGATGTGGGCTGCGAACCCCGGAATGCAGGGCGGTCAGGCTGTGGCGGAGTTGCTGCTGGGGCTCATCGAGCCGACCGGTCGCCTGCCGATCTCGTTCGCCCGCCACGCCGGCCAGTTGCCGATCTACTACAACCGGATCCGCGGCCAGCACGGCGACCGCTACGCCGATCTGACGCAGAGTCCCGCCTTCGCGTTCGGCGAGGGCCTGTCGTACTCGACGGTGGAGTACTCGGGCCTGCGGATGGTGGATCCCGCGCCGGACCGCG
This window harbors:
- a CDS encoding glycoside hydrolase family 3 N-terminal domain-containing protein gives rise to the protein MTTATSPAYLDVSLPVADRIADLLGRMTAEEKIGQMLQLDAREDLEDQVVRMHAGSILHPSPEKVLRARELTLQTRLRIPLLVAEDCIHGHSFWEGATIYPTQLGMAASWDAGLAERVARATAVEVSATGIHWTFSPVLCIARDLRWGRVDETFGEDPFLIGELASAMVRGYQGGGLDDPTAILATAKHFAGYSETQGGRDASEADISQRKLRSWFLPPFERVAKEGCRTFMLGYQSIDGVPITVNDWLLNDVLRGEWGYTGTLITDWDNVGRMVWEQKVQPDYAHAAAAAVLAGNDMIMTTPGFFQGALDALRHGLMTEEALDRAVTRILLLKFEFGLFEDPRLPDRERIAAAVGSAEHTALNLEAARRSLVLLRNDGTLPLAGGVTADESGRVRVAASGPRRIAVVGPLADDAQTQLGDWAGSSGQVDWIPDGHPRGMITTVLDGLRAHAPADWEIRHARGADILTLEEDPEGAFFPDGQPRPQVVVPSPPDAALIAEAVAAAEGADYVVAVVGDRIELVGEGRSTATLELVGGQLALLEALAGTGTPLVVVLLASKPHVLPQTVMDAAALMWAANPGMQGGQAVAELLLGLIEPTGRLPISFARHAGQLPIYYNRIRGQHGDRYADLTQSPAFAFGEGLSYSTVEYSGLRMVDPAPDREGTVRALVELRNRGERPAHEVVQVYVRDPLASVSWADKELKAYRHVDLQPGETATVELSLPVADCTIVDAAGRRLVEAGEFELLVGPSSREDALLSARFQVADAAATSTSSDRRAVEHR
- a CDS encoding TetR/AcrR family transcriptional regulator, with the protein product MAGQRRQPRSRPETLAKRRDILDAAVEIFGSKGFTGGTLQEIADQVGMTHAGILHHFGSKHELLLEVLQHRDETDVADLDEQHIPDGLALFRHLVRTAFVNAHRAGIVQAYVVLSAESVTDDHPGRDFFEKRYRTLRAEVAHAFAVVCAERGITAPDTVGFASTSILAVMDGLQVQWLLDPDAVDLAHASEFAIEAIVSAVLSPSPSPLDDAAGEDADQPSRSTV
- a CDS encoding ABC transporter substrate-binding protein, producing MRLRTTFAAVGVAAALVLTGCAGGGGNDADSAGAALTIAKPDGAITTESNNPYLGDSSASKYAYGKVIFESLALVNPTGDLGTTPWLAESVTWNDDYTQLTAVARSGVTWSDGEEFTADDIAFSFNQVLDGKLNDTNALDIKSVNVDGDTVTIDFNSSKYTQQARVLHFQIVPEHIWSEIEDPNTDPLTGEGQVVGTGPYVLDSWTTESVTLTANPDYWGGELAVPELHYVSYGDNAALTTALATGEADWAQAFIPQIEDSYLSADPDNKFLASPTAGAGTLFMNLQTKPFNDPALRQALAWTIDRQAYVDIAREGASEVVWSVTGLGTLLDDEVLPEYAGQNYSVDVDKARAILTDAGYTWDGDALIDPDGEPVSFSISVPAGWSDWNTEQALIAEELKEGLGIDVKVDQPDWGGWDAARQEGTFQAIIHWLEDTGNAYGLYTSTMDPKWIVDGKAAFNFGRFDDPAVTDALNTYANASSDADREAALAVMQTAFVENVPAIPLGAHPLLGEFNTRNYVGWPSEDDQYASADPTQPAIVQILTQLQPAE
- a CDS encoding ABC transporter permease, which gives rise to MSAVAPQLPTPGFDAIEEGTTATSAVKGRTRVPWRFLGNRALFYLFTLWAAITINFFLPRLMKGDAVSAYLARNRNVTPEAAEALRALLGMDTDTSLWQQYVDYWGLLLRGDLGISLLHGMRPVTEVVGQSLIWTVGLVGFATLLAFAIGTIGGAIVGWRRGSRLDVLIPITTFFSTIPYFWLGLLAISVFSVALGWFPIGKAYGVGVAPEWSWEFIGDVLHHGFLPAATIVIASLGGWMLGMRNMMLTVLDEDYVTVAQAKGMPNDRVLWRYAARNAVLPQIQSFALALGFIVGGTIVMEVVFSYPGVGKLLLDATNAKDYALMQGVFLVLTISVLLANLLADVAYAFLDPRTRQTEA
- a CDS encoding ABC transporter ATP-binding protein, whose translation is MSESLLSVHDFSIVYDVDPPVRAVKNVTLELQRGEILGLAGESGCGKTTLAYGVQRLLKPPAVITSGSVVFHDATGEDVDINSLEAEEMRRFRWDKISMVFQGAMNSLNPVATIGSQLEDVFEVHRPALSRSQRREAVVELLEIVKVGAQRYRSYPHELSGGMRQRVMIAMALALRPQLMVMDEPTTALDVLVQREILRQISHLRHEFGFSVIFITHDLPLLLEISDRIAIMRDGEIVELDTAERIWTDPQDEYTRTLLASFPRLTGERGVVHR
- the serC gene encoding phosphoserine transaminase, giving the protein MAHVLLPREILPTDGRFGCGPSKIAPAHIEALAGPGAALLGTSHRQAPVKDLVGQVRAELSQLFRLPHGYEVILGNGGSTAFWDAAAFGLIEKRSQNLVFGEFGGKFAAAAKTPWLDAPDVRKAEPGTRTLAEAVEGVDVYAWPHNETSTGVSTPVTRVHGDEGALTVIDATSAAGGIDFSVHEADVYYFAPQKNLGSDGGLWFALVSPAAIERIERIAASGRYIPEFLSLKNALDNSRLNQTLNTPALATLFLLDKQLDWILSSGGLQWADARTRESSQALYDWAEASAFATPFVADADDRSPVVVTIDFDESVDAAAVAKSLRANGIVDTEPYRKLGRNQLRVATFVSIEPDDVRQLIRCIDYTVERLG
- a CDS encoding ABC transporter permease, with the protein product MNTIVNDTTAQRPTNTPATATVRSPAPAGKVPGKPTFWSKLGAAFAMFRNRKSITGLSILGFFVLVAIFADVLAPYSPTKVDNTARFQPPSAEHWLGTTHIGEDVLSQVIHGTRGVIVVGFLAAIIATVIAIVVGVLSGYLRGWRSEGLSALTNVFLVIPGIPLIIIVASMFEDPPLILVAGVLGLIGWAWGARVLRAQTMSLRSRDFVQAARANGEPLRRIIAVEMLPNLMALIAASFVGTVTAAIIGLTTLSYIGIIPVTTYNWGTILNWASAQGAFRQGQWWWFLPPGLCIAAIGVALSLINFGIDEYVNPRLRSAGERARAMKKKGMNVNDTVTVVRTDMKTQEDA
- a CDS encoding ATP-binding cassette domain-containing protein; this encodes MTVLEFDGVTKVYSVRGAGQVKALDDVSFTLRSGQTIGLVGQSGSGKSTIAKILTQLETPTSGEVRLDGEPIPRRGKGLRAYRQQLRMVFQDPFASLNPYHSIRYAIQRPLQLDDVVPKGQLDDEVRRLLSRVRLDADAVIDRRPHELSGGQRQRVAIARALASRPKLLVADEPVSMLDVSIRLGVLNLLADLQREEGLGVLYITHDLATARHFSDEILVLNQGRVVERGPADDVILRPDNPYTQELRAASPDPDTYFAHAAGILGGEK